The genomic interval GACGTGGAGGGCGCCGCCGTGGGCGCGGCGTGCGTCGGCTTCGGTGAGGCCGACCGAGGCGAGCGTCGGCGTGGTGAAGGCCACGGTGGCGATCGGCTGGTCCTCCACCTCGAGCAGGGCCCCTCCGTTCGCGGCGGCGGCGAGATTCTTCACCAGCACCCGGGCGTCGGCCACCGCGGTGGGGATGAGCGCGGGCCGGCCGGTGTCGGCCACGTCGCCCCCGGCCCAGACGCGCGGGTTGCCGGGGCTCCGCAGGGTCGCGTCGACCTTCACGCCCGCCGCGCCCGCCTCCACGCCCGCCGCCTCCAGCCCGAGGCCGTCGACCGAAGCGACGCGGCCGGTGGCGTTGACCACCAGGTCCGCGACCGCGGCGGGTGCGTCCGCGTCGGTGAAGACCGCGACGCCGTCGCCGCGGGGCTCCAGCCGGGTCGCCCGCGCCCCGGCGACCAGCCGCACGCCGTGGGGGCCGAGTGTCGGCAGCGCCGCCTCGAGCACCGCGACGGCGTCGGCGTCGAAGCCGGTGAGCGGGTGCTCCCGCGAGCCGATCACCACGACCTCGCGGCCGGCGAGGGCCGCCGCGCACGCGAACTCCATCCCGATGTAGCCCGAGCCGATCATCGCGACGCGCGGCGGCAGGTCGTCGAGCTCCAGGAAGGCGTCGGAGTCGATCGCCAGCGCCCCGCCGGGGATCTCCAGCGGGCGGGGGTGCTGGCCGGTCGCGACCACCACGGCTCCGGCCCGCACCTCCCGGCCGTCGCTGAGGCGCAGCGTGTCCGGCCCGGTGAAGGCGGCGGTGCCGGCGTGCAGCTCCACCCCCGCCGCCGCGAGGTCCTGGCGCGTCCGCGGGTCGGTCACACGCGTGAAGCTCTTCTTGAAGGCGGCCGTTCTCGACCAGTCCATCGAGAGCTCGCCGACGACCCCGCCGCCCGCCGCCTGCAGCCGCTGCACCGCGTGCACCACCGCGGCGGCGTGGACGTACGGCTTCTTCGCGTCGCAGCCGCGGTTGGGGCAGGTGCCGCCGAAGTCGCCGGCCTCGACGAGCAGCACGCTGCACCCGCGCTCGCGGCCGTTGTAGGCGGCGGTCTGCCCCACCGCCCCGGAACCCAGGACGACCCGATCGAAGGCGTGCGTGCGGCTCATCGGCCGAAGCTAGCCGCCGCGGCGGCGGCCCGTCTTGCGGCGACCGCAGCGGCGAGGCCGCCGGCTCCCGCTCAGGACGCGTCCGCGTCCGGCGGCGTCGCCTCCCGCGTCACGGTCGCCTGGCCGGGCACGCCGAGGCGGCCCAGCGCGGCGGCGTCGGCGGTGAAGCCGACCGTCTTGGCGTCCCAGTGCTTGTAGGTGTGGCAGGTGCCCCGCATCCACAGCAGCGCCGTGTCGCCGCCGGGCCGACGCGGCACGACCGGCCGGGTGTTGTCCTCGGCGGAATCCCAGGTCACCGGCGTCCAGGCCCAGCTCGCGCCGCCGTCGCCGGTGACGCCCTTGAAGATCTCGTAGCGGTCGAGCTTGGCGTCGTCGCGCGGGTCCACCGGCGTGGAGACGAAGATCAGGTCGGGGTTCTCGGGGTGCAGCGCGACCAGGCCGGTGTAGTCGTTCTCGGCTTTGTAGAGGTAGCCGCCGGCGCGGGCGACCTCGTGGACGGCCCAGGACGAGCCGTCGTGGCGGGCGTAGAAGAAGCGGTGGTCGCCGTCGTCGTCCCGCGCCCGGGCGCTGAAGACGGTCCAGGGGTTGCCGTCGTCGTCCACGTCCAGGTCGATCGTCCAGCCGCGGTGCATCGGCACGCCGGCGAAGCGCTGGCCGGGCGTGAGCAGGGCGGTGAAGTCGGCGGCGTGGTGCGGGCTCCGGGGCTCGCGGGCCAGCGGGCCGAGCACGGTGCCGCCGGAGGCCTCGAGCTTGCCCGCCCGCAGCACCCCGTGGTAGACGCCGTTGTCCTCGTCGCGCGGGTGGCCGTCGGTCGTCGTGAAGTGCACGCTGCCGTCGGCGCCGGGCGCGTACTTGACGTAGGGCCGCTGGTTCCCCGCGCCGTTGCCGTCGGGCCCGGTGAGCAGCTTCCCGCCGTAGGTCCAGGTGCCGCCGTCGTCCTCGGAGACGAACCAGTTGGGGTCGTACCCGTTGGACCGGGCGAAGTTGAGGAGCCGCGTCCGCCCGTCGGCCATCTTCGCCGGGACGATGTTGCTGTAGCAGATCTCGGCGTTGTGCCGCATCTGCTTCTCCTGGGACCAGGCCGTCGGATCGTGCGGGTTCGTTGACACCCGGTAGCGGATGAGGTTCTCGCCCCAGTGCCGCGCGTACAGCGCGACGTAGCGCCCGTCGGCCCGGACGTGGATCGCGGCGCTGTTGTGGTCGTCCGGCGGCATGCCGGTGTTGAGCGTGAAGGCGCCGGTCTGGCCGGTTGCGAGGTTCCGCCAGAGCAGGTCGATGTCGCCGCGACCGGGCGTGCCCTCGGGCCCGAAGCCGACCGTCGACGCCAGCAGGATCGGGCCCCCGGGCGCGTCGTCGTCGATCACCACGCGCTCGTCCTGATACCAGCACCAGGCGCCCCCGGTGTCGGGCCGCTCGGACGTGAGGTCAAACACTTCGGGGACCGCGTTCACCGCGGCAGCGTAAGCCGTTCCCGTGGCGACCGGCAGGAGCGTGCCGGAGGCCAGGAGGAGCGCGAGAGCGGGAAGCAGAGGCAGGCGCATGAGCGGATTCCGGAAGGATGGGAAGCGGTCGAATGTCACATGTTAACTAAAGGACCATCCCGCACCGGCCGCCGCCCGGCCGCGGACCGCCGCGCCCGCCGGTCGCTCGGCCTCGCGGTCCGCGGCCCCGCCCGCCGCCCGCCGCCCGCCGCGCGTACCCTCGGCCCCTCGCCCACCCGCGGAGCGGACCCCTGCCAAGCCAAGCCCGGTGGGCCGCCACCGCCTACCTCAAGAAGTCCGCCGAGGCGATGCCGGAGCTGCAGCCCGCCGAACCGGCCGCGCTGGGCGAGGGGCTCTCGCCCGCCGACGCCCGGCTCGCGCTCGCGATCGTGCGGACCGTGCACCAGCGTTGGCTGACGCTGGGGCCGCTGCTGCAGTCGGTCGGCTGCCCGGCGGTGTCGACGCTGTCGCCGGGGCTGCAGGCCGTGCTGCTCGGCGCCGCCGCCCAGCTGCTGTTCTTCGACCGGCTGCCCGCCCGCGCCGTCGTCCACGAGGCGGTGGACCTCGCCCGGCGCTTCGCCAATCCCAACGCCGCCGGCTTCGTCAACGCGGTGCTGCGCGCGCTGGACGAGGCGGTGATGTCGTCGCCCGAGGCGACGGGCGAGCCCTGGACGCCGGGGAGGTCCCGGCTGCCGGTGGACCCGCGTGGCGGCCAGGCCCTCACCTCCCGCCCGCTCTGGGGCGACCTGCTCCCCGACCCGTCGAACCCGGTGCGGCACCTCGCCGCCGCGTGCAGCCTGCCGCGGCCGCTGGTCCGCGCGCTGGTCGAGGCCCACGGCCCCGAGGCCGCCGCGGGCGTCGCCGCGGCGGCGGTCCGGCGGCCCCCGGTCTTCGTGGCCGAGGGCACCGGTCCGCCCGAGCGGTACGACGGTGCGCCCGTCTGGCTCGCCGCCCACCTCGCCGAGAACCCCGCCCGCCGCGTGCAGGACCCGGCGTCGGCGCTCGCGGTGGCCGCGACCGCGGGCTTGACGCCGCGGAGGGTCCTGGACCTCTGCGCCGGCCGCGGCACCAAGACCCGGCAGCTGCTCGCGACCCACCCCGACGCCGAGGTGTCGGCCTGGGACCCCGACGCGGAGCGTGCCCGCGACCTGGCGGCGATCCCCGGCGTGGACGTCGGCGAACCGGCGGCCGACGCGCGTTTCGACCTCGTCCTGCTCGACGTCCCGTGCACGAACACCGGCGTGCTCGCCCGCCGGCCCGAGGCCCGCTACCGCTGGAGCGCCCGGCGGCTCGCCTCGCTGGTCGCCCTGCAGCGCGAGATCCTCACCCGCGGCGCCGGGTTCGTCGCCCCCGGCGGGCACCTGCTCTACAGCACCTGCTCGGTGGATCCCGCGGAGAACCAGGAGCAGGCGGCGTGGCTCCTGGGCCAGCCCGCGGGCGCACGCTTCGCGCCCGTGGGCGAGCGCCTGCGCCTGCCCGGCGGCGTGGGCGAGGCCTACGCGGACGGCAGTTACCATTCGCTCTTCTGCGCGGGGTCCCGACCATGACCGACAGCACCGAGCCACTCGTCCTGATGGAGCTCTCGCGGGTGTTGATCCGCGAGACCGAGGACACGCACTTCCTGGAGCTCCGCGAGGCCGAGCCCGACGCCGACCACGAGGCGCGGACCTTCCCGATCGTCATCGGCTTCACGGAGGCCGCCGCCATCGAGCGGCGGCTGATGGGGCAGACGCCCGAGCGGCCGCAGACCCACGAGCTGCTCTCCGCGGTCATCGAGCGGCTCAACCACGTGCTCGACCGCGTCGTCATCAACGACTTGCACGACCAGACCTTCTTCGCCCGCGTCCACCTGCGGCACCGCGGCAGCGGCGAGGTGGTCGAACTGGACGCCCGGCCCAGTGACGCGATCGCGCTGTCGGCGGACCGCGAGACGCCGATCTTCGTGGCCGAGCACGTGCTCTCGCACGTCAACGCCTAGCGCGCCAAGCTCGGTCAAGACGCGGCGCAGCATCCGGCCGCGGTAGCGTCCCGCCCATGTCCGACCGCATCGCCGGCGCCCTGCTGCTCTCTGCCTACGGCGACGCCGCCGGGCTGCCGCACGAGGCGGGCGGGGGGCTGGACGGGGAGGCCGGCGACCCCGCGCGCGAGCCGCTGCCGGTCGTCGACACGTTCCGCGAGGCGGCGGCGGAGCCCTGGGGCGTGTGGTTCCCGCCGGAGGAGACGGCGGGGCTGCGGGGGGTGGTCAGCGACGACACGGCGACGAAGATCCGGCTCACCGAGCCCTGGCTGCGGTCGCGCCCGGACCGGTGGGCACCGGAGGCGAGGGACGCGCTGGGCGGCTTTGGGGCGCGAGCGGAGCCCGACCGGTCCGGAGAGTTCCGGGCGTGGCTGGCGGACCTCGTCCGCCCGGACCCGCCCCGCCCGGTGCCGGAGGTGGCGGCGGCGCAGGCCAGCGACTGGATCGCCATGTTCGCGGCGCAGGAAGCCCGCACCCCCGGCCGGACCGTCTTCTACGAACCGGGCGTGCCGGTGGTCTTCGGCCCCTTCCTCTACCAGGGTCTCGCGCTCTCGCCCGCTTCCGCGGCGGCGCCGCTGAAGCGGGTCTTCGACCGCTTCGCCGGGATCTGCGCCCTCGACGAGGGCATCGCCAAGAGCGTCACCGGCGTCTTCGCCGCGCTCACCGCGGCCGCCGTGGACGCCCCGCACGACGCCGTGCCCTTCGACCCCTGGCTCCGCGGCACCCTCGAGCACCTCCGCGGCGTCGTCCGCGGGAGCCCGGGCGCCGACGAGCTCGTCGGCCGGATCGATGGGCTGCTCGGGGTTCGCTCCCTCGGCGGCGACCCCGAGGCCTTTCTCGCGTGGATGAAGTCCGGGCTCTACGACCACCCCGAGCGGGCACCCCGCCACGGCCTCAAGCCCTTCGACAGCCTGCTCCAGCTCAGCCAGGTCCTCGCCTGCCTGCTCCACGGCCGCGGCGACGCCGCCGCCACGATGGCCGTCGCCACCAACGTGCCCGGCGATGCCGACACGGTGGCCGCCTCCCTTGGGCTGATCCTCGGCGCCTGGCACGGCCGCGACGCGCTCATGAACAGCGGCCTCGCCGGGGGCCTCGCCGCCGTCGGGGCCACCACGCAGCGCCTCTTCGGCGTCGCGCTGAGCGAACGCGTCGCCGCCTACACGCCCTAGCGCACCGCGCGTCCTCGCCGGATCGGTGAGCGCCCGCAGAGGCGATCCCGGGAAGGATGCACGGTGCGCTCCGACCGCGGACCGCGAGCCTTCGCACCGGAAAACGACGACGGTCCGCGGCGCACCGGCGGTGCGGGGGCCTCCGGCCCGGTGGATCGCGGCCGGCTCGAGGCGGAACCCCTCAGCGGCCCGCCAGCTCTTCTTTCATCTGGGTGTCGGCGACGAGGATCCGCCCGCACGAGGGGCAGTGGGTCAGCTCGTCGGGCCGGCTCAGCGTCGCGTTGACGGCCTGCACGGGCAGGCTCATGTAGCAGCCGCCGCAGGTGTACTCCATCCGCTTGCGGTCCTGCTCCTCGATGCCGCAGACGGCCTCGCCCTCGGTGTCTTCCTGCAGCCGGTCGTAGGTCCTGCGGATCTCCTCGGGCACCTCCGCGGCGGCCCGGTCGCGGTCGGCCTCGACGTCGCCCAGCCGGTCGCCCACCTCGGCGGTGGCCTCGGCGATCTCCGTCTCCGCTTCGCTCACCAGCTGCTTCTGCTCGGCCACCCTCTCCTGGGTCTTGCCCGCCTCGTTCGTCAGCGACTCGATGCGGCCCATCTGGTCGAGGGCGAGCGACTCGAGCTTGCCCTGCTGGATCTTGAGGTTGTTGACCTCCACCGAGAGGGCGCTGAAGGCTTTCGGGTCGCTGGTGTTCTGCAGCTGTTCCCGCAGCTTCTTCACACGCGCCTCGCTGTCCGAGGCCTCGCCCTCGAGCGTCGACGCGTGGGCCTTGGCCTTCTTCAGCTCCTCCGTCCGCTCGCGGTGCTGCTCCTCGAGCTGCGCCAGCCGCTCCTGTTGCAGGTCGCGGCGGCGGGTCGCGGCGTCGAGGCGGCGGCGGAGGGAGCGGACGTTGGAGTCCTTCTCAAAGAGCGTGGAAAGTTGGTCTTGCAGGGTCAAAGCGGGCTCCAAGGCGGGGGGCGTCAGTGTAGAGCCGTTGGGGCCGCACGCGGGCGGCTGGGGCGGCTTGGCAAGCCTCCACGGCGTCGATACACTCCCCACCCGACGCCCGGCGGCGGCCCCCTCCGCGAGGAACCCCGGGGCCTTAGCTCAGCTGGGAGAGCGCTTGTATGGCATACAAGAGGTCAGGAGTTCGATCCTCCTAGGCTCCACTCGCCTCCGGGTGTCGAATCAAGGGACCGCCGCCCGGCTTGCCGGGCGGCGGTCCTGCACGCCCCTGCCGCCCTCCGGGAGGACCGGGATTCCCCGGGGTGCCGGATCCGGTGCGCCCGGCGTAGGGTGGCACGCTTGGAGCAGCTCGGCTACCACGCCCGCGCGGCACGCCGCGGATCGGAGATCGACGCCGAGGCGGCGACCGCCATCGTTCGGCGCCACCTCGGGCACCTTGGCGACGGCCTGACGGTCATCCGCCAGCGGAAGCTGTACGGCGGTTCGATCAATCGGGTGATCGAGTGGACGGTCCGCGACGCGACCGGGCGCGACCGCCCGCTCGTCGCGAAGGTGAACAACCTCAGGAGCGCGAAGCTGTTCCGCCGCGAGATGGCGTCGCTGGAGGTCTACCGCACCCAGACGGACCTGCCGGTGCCCCGGCCGCTCGCGTACCTGGAGGACGAACCCGAGTTCGACGGATCGGGCCTGCTGATGCAGCGCATCGACGGCGTGAATCTCTCCGAGGCGAAGGTGACGCCCGCGGGCATGCGGCTGCTCCAGCGGGACCTCGCCGGTCACGTGGTCGCCCTCCACAGCCACCACCGAAGCGCCTACGGCACCGCGCTGGAGCCGACCGGCCCGCGTCGCTGGCTCGACAGCTTCGGCCCGGTCATCGGCGAGGAGTTCTTCCGCGTCCGCGACGCGATCCCCTCCGCGACCCGCGAGGTCATCGACGACATTGTGAAGAACCTCGAGGTCTGGCTGCCCGAGCAGAGCACGCCGACGCTGGTCCACGGCGACCTGTGGTCGAACAACATCCTCGTCGACGACCGCCACCCCGACCGGCCGGAGATCCTCGCCTTCATCGACGTCTCGGCGAGTTACTGCGACCCGGAGTACGAGCTGGCCTACCTGCGGATGTTCCAGACGGCCGACGATTCCTTCTTCGAGCGCTACCGCCGCCGCCACCCGCTCCGCTCGGGCTTCTCCCGCCGCTGCCGCGTGTACTGGCTGAACACGATGATGATGCACGTCCGCGTGTTCGGCGACCGGTACCTGCCGCAGCTCGAGGACATCGTCCGGCAGATCCGGACGCTGGGCTGACACGACCGCGCTTCTCTGCCCGCTCCGGCGAGCTCCCCATCGGCGACGGCCCGAAGACCCGGCCGCAGGTGGCTCATCGACGCCGTCGATGTAGAAGCGGATTGCAACCGGAGCAGCCCGAGTCCGCGATTGAGCGTCGTTCCCCGTTCCCGCTTCTCCGTCCGCCTCAGCCGCCACATCCACGGAGTGGATGAGCCACCCGGTCAGGTGGCTCATCGACTCCGTCGATGTAGAAGCTGGTTGAACCCGAGACGGCCCGAAGCCGCAACCGGGTGGGGTTGCCGCTTCCAGCTCATCCGCGTCCCTAAGCCGCCACATCCACGGAGTGGATGAGCCACCCGGCCAGGTGGCTCATCGACTCCGTCGATGTAGAAGCGGATTGCAACCGAGACGGCCCGAAGCCGCGACCGGGCGTGGTTCCCCGTTCCCGCTTCTCCGTCTGCCTGAGCCGCCACATCCACGGAGTGGATGAGCCACCCGGCCAGGTGGCTCATCGACTCCGTCGATGTAGAAGCTGGTTGAACCCGAGACGGCCCGAAGCCGCGACCGGGCGTGGTTCCCCGTTCCCGCTTCTCCGTCTGCTTAAGCCGCCACATCCACGGAGTGGATGAGCCACCCGGCCGCAGGTGGCTCATCGACTCCGTCGATGTAGAAGCCGACTGCAACCGAAACGGCCCGAAGCCGCGACCGGGCGGGCGTGGCACCCGGGAGGGTGCGAGCGTTTGGTTACTGCTGCTGCTGCATCTGCTGCGACTGGTAGCTGAAGGGCAGCGGCTCGTCGGGGATGCTCTGCGGCTTGTCCGGCGGGATCCAGCCCGAACGCGGCCGCGAAGAGGTCCGCGGGGTCTCGTGGAGCGACGCGACGTGGACGCTCACCCGCAGCGAGGAGGCGGCGCTCCCGCGGAAGACGCCCTTGGTCGGCGGGACGTCGGCGTAGTCGCGGCCGATGGCGGTGCGGATGTGGTGCGCGCCGCACGCGGTGCCGCTGGTGGGATCGAAGCCGGCCCAGCCGTAGCCGGGGAGGAAGCACTCGACCCAGGCGTGGGTCGCGGCGAGGTCCGCCACGTCCGCGGCGGCGGCCTCGCCGTGCAGGTAGCCCGAGACGTAGCGGCACGGCAGGCCGTGGTGGCGGGCGGCGGCGATGAGCACGTGGGCGAAGTCCTGGCACACGCCCGCGCGGCTCTCCAGCGCCTCGTCGATGGGCGAGTCGGCGGTGGTGCTGGCGGTGCGGTAGGTGAAGCCCTCGTGGACCGCGCGGCACAGCGTGGCGATCGCCTCCAGCGGCGACGCGGGCCGCGCCGGCAGAGCGCCGTCGGCGAAGGCCGTCAGCGCCGCGGTCCGGTGGGCGAAGTGGCTGCCCTGGAGCATGTCCCAGAGGAATTGCCCCTCGTTGTCCTCGCCGACGAGGCCGTGGAGCTTTTCCCACCCGAAGGCCTCGCCGCGGGCCTGCTCCTCCGAAGGCAGCGGCGTCGGCTCGTCCACCACGACGTGCGACTCCGCCTCGATCACCTGCTCGACGTGCACATTGGGGAGCGTGAAGTGGTGCACGGCGTTGCCCAGCCAATCGGAGAACGTCTTCAGCTGCACGCGCGGGCTGACCCATAGGTCGAAGGCCCGCAGCCGCTGGTGCCACTCGTCCCGGGGCTTCATGCGGAGTTCCATGACGGACTCCCGGACGGGCTTGTCGTACGTGAACGTGTTCCGGTGGGTGATCGTGTATTGCATGGGTCTCCGCTTCACGGGAGGGGTCGGGGGGGCGATCCGCTCGCCCCGGCGGCTCGGCTGCGCCTCCACCTGGGCGTGCCGCCGGCGGCGGGTGGGCGACCGGCCGCGGGCGCTCCGGGGCCCCGGCGGCCGCACCACCGGCGGCGTCGGGTCAAAGGACGCTCGCGATGGGGTAGGCGACGAAGCCCTGGAAGGTCCCGTCGACGACCTCGCGGGCGCGGGCATCGACCTCGTCGAGGAACGCCCCGAGGCCGCCCTCGACCAGGTCGCCGGGGTCGGTGAACTCGACGCGGCTCTTCAGGCGGCCGGCCGCCCGCAGCGGGCCGCCGGCGAGGCGGTCGCCGGCGGTCTCGGCGATGCGCTTGAGGTCGTAGTGGATCGCGTCGACCGTGTAGCGGATCGACCGGGGGAACCCGTTGTCGAGCGCCAGGAAGCCGACGACCTCGTCGAGGCCCGTGCCGGTGGGGTGCTGCGAGAGGAAGCTCTCGTAGGCGGACACGCACCGCATGAGCGTCACGCCGGTGAGGTGCCGGTCGGGCTCGAAGCCGGCGTCGGCGTCGGCCCCGAGCTCCTCGCCGAGGTCTCCGCCGCGGGGGTCGTTCATCGCGGGCCGGCACAGGTGCACGCGGAGCAGCCGGGTCAGCGCGTCGAGGCGTTCGAGGTGGCGGCCCAGCCGCAGGAAGAAGTAGGCCTCGTCGTGGCGGACGGTGGCGTCGGTGATGCCGGTGAAGAGGCGGACGCCCTCACGCACCCGCGCGAAGTAGTCGGAGTTGGTGCCCTCCCAGGCCTCCGCCGCCTCGGCCCGGAGCACGTCGAAGTAGAGCGCGTTGAGCTGCTCGAACATCTCCGTGGAGACCCGCTCGCGCACCTGCCGGGCCGACTCGCGGGCCGCCGAGACCGAGGAGCGGACGCTGCAGGTCAGCTGCGGGTCGAAGCCGATGGCGGCGATCGCCGACGAAGACGAGAGCGGCTCGGGCAGCGGGCAGGCGAGGCTCTCCAGCAGCATGGCCCAGCGCCGGCGGCCGGCGCTGGTGTCGAGCATCGAGGCCATCTCGGTCTCGACCACGCGAGCGGCGTGCTCGGCGCGTTCGAGCTGGCGGCCCAGGTGAAGGAGTGTGTCGGCGACGCGTGAGAGCATGGCGAGGGTTCCGCTGGGCGGGTCGGGCCCCGGGTGTCTCGGGGCTCCGAGGCGGCAACCGCCGCCTCGGCGTGAGGAGCCCGTCGGCTCCGCGGGGGGTCACCCCGGCGAGGGTTCGGGGTCCCGCCGGCCGTCGCCGCGGGATCGGTGGGGCCGCTACTGCCGGTCCACGCCGATGGCGGCGGGCGGGGGAGCGTTGGCGGGCGTGGGCACGTCGCCCTCGAGCACCCAGGTGTCCTTGCTGCCGCCGCCCTGGCTGGAGTTGACGACGAGGCTGCCGCGGTGGAGCGCGACGCGGGTCAGGCCGCCGGGGGTGATCCGGGCCTTCTCGCCGTCGAAGAGGATGTACGGCCGCAGGTCGATGTGCCGGGGCTCGACCTGCGCCCGGCCCCGCTCTGCGGGTGGGGCGTCGCTCCCGGCGTCCGCGTCGATCAGGCAGGGGGCCCGGCTGAAGGACAGCGTCGGCTGGGCGATGTAGTTGCGGGGGTTGCTCCTGATGGCCGCGGCGAACTCGTCCTGCTGGGCCCGGGTCGAGTGCGGGCCGATGAGCATGCCGTAGCCGCCCGCCTCGCCCACGGCCTTGACCACGAGCTTGTCGAGATTCTCCAGCACGTGCTGCCGCTGGGCGGGCACGCTGCACAGGAAGGTTTCGATGTTGCGGAGCTTGGGCTCCTCGCCGAGGTAGTAACGGATGAGGTCGGGCACGTAGGCGTAGAGCGCCTTGTCGTCGGCGATGCCGTTGCCGATCGCGTTGCCGATGCCCACGTTGCCCGCCCGGTACGCGTTGAAGAGGCCCGGCACGCCCAGCACCGAGTCGCGGCGGAAGGCCACCGGGTCGAGGAAGTCGTCGTCGATGCGGCGGTAGATGACGTCGACCCGCCGCAGGCCGCCGGTGGTCCGGGCGTAGACGACCTCGTCGTGCACGAGCAGGTCGCGCCCCTCCACCAGCAGCGCCCCCATCTGGCGGGCCAGGAAGGTGTGCTCGAAGTAGGCCGAGTTGTAAACGCCCGGCGTGAGCACCACGACGCTGGGCTTGTCCACCGGCCGCGGGCACAGCGCCCGCATCGTGTCCATCAGCGACTGCGGGTACGCG from Phycisphaera mikurensis NBRC 102666 carries:
- a CDS encoding circularly permuted type 2 ATP-grasp protein translates to MPPAAREQPVSFDAYDLGGGFYDEMFESPGVARSHYDRLHGRLAGMSAEELARRQAAAEASFRSQGITFTVYGQSEGTEKIFPYDPLPRVIAADEWARLEDGLGQRILALNKFLEDLYGEQKLFDDRVVPRELVLSCKHYRREMLGMRVPRDVYVSIAGSDLIRDADGSYAVLEDNLRVPSGASYMLANREVSKRTFPRLFQDQEVRAVDAYPQSLMDTMRALCPRPVDKPSVVVLTPGVYNSAYFEHTFLARQMGALLVEGRDLLVHDEVVYARTTGGLRRVDVIYRRIDDDFLDPVAFRRDSVLGVPGLFNAYRAGNVGIGNAIGNGIADDKALYAYVPDLIRYYLGEEPKLRNIETFLCSVPAQRQHVLENLDKLVVKAVGEAGGYGMLIGPHSTRAQQDEFAAAIRSNPRNYIAQPTLSFSRAPCLIDADAGSDAPPAERGRAQVEPRHIDLRPYILFDGEKARITPGGLTRVALHRGSLVVNSSQGGGSKDTWVLEGDVPTPANAPPPAAIGVDRQ